In one Parageobacillus genomosp. 1 genomic region, the following are encoded:
- a CDS encoding PTS sugar transporter subunit IIA: MGGSFLYSTIDRSGALHDKEVYKQSLYHREMEGSTGIGFGIAIPHGKSNAVKQTFVAFGVKRSGIDWDSLDGEKAQLIFMIAVPEEQAGNEHLKILQLLSRKLMDDEFRGRLLQAKTKEEVMQQV; the protein is encoded by the coding sequence TTGGGCGGCTCTTTTCTCTATTCCACGATCGATCGTTCTGGCGCTTTACACGACAAAGAAGTGTATAAACAATCACTTTATCATCGAGAAATGGAAGGAAGTACAGGCATCGGATTTGGAATTGCAATTCCTCATGGAAAAAGCAATGCTGTAAAACAAACGTTTGTTGCCTTCGGAGTAAAACGTAGCGGCATAGACTGGGACAGCTTAGACGGTGAAAAAGCTCAGCTCATTTTTATGATTGCCGTACCAGAAGAACAAGCGGGTAACGAACATTTAAAAATTCTTCAACTATTATCTCGAAAACTTATGGATGATGAATTTCGCGGACGTCTTCTACAAGCTAAAACAAAAGAAGAAGTCATGCAACAAGTATAA
- a CDS encoding PspA/IM30 family protein, which produces MADLLTRIKNIIMADLHEMIDQKEKQNPIALLNEYLRQCEKEVEKVRHLLERQHLLKTELTREYNQAKELADKRKYQAQIASQAGENELYEFAVLEQTKYEERASQIQELLQQATSELEQLERKYEEMKHKLKDMHIRRMQLMGRENVARAHYRMDKVLQGGWNDTAYSRFHEMEQYLERLEQNVKANYYASTIDARIAQLEKKLETEKTNSIS; this is translated from the coding sequence ATGGCCGATTTATTAACGAGAATCAAAAATATCATCATGGCTGATTTACATGAGATGATCGATCAAAAAGAAAAGCAAAATCCAATTGCATTATTAAATGAATATTTACGGCAATGCGAAAAGGAGGTAGAAAAGGTTCGCCATCTGCTTGAGCGGCAGCACCTATTGAAAACAGAACTCACGCGCGAATACAATCAGGCGAAAGAGCTTGCGGATAAGCGAAAGTATCAAGCGCAAATCGCTTCCCAGGCGGGGGAAAATGAACTATATGAATTTGCCGTTTTGGAACAGACAAAATATGAAGAAAGAGCATCGCAAATACAAGAGCTCCTTCAGCAAGCAACAAGCGAGTTAGAACAGTTAGAAAGAAAATATGAAGAAATGAAACATAAATTAAAAGATATGCACATTCGCCGCATGCAGCTCATGGGGCGGGAAAATGTCGCACGCGCGCATTATCGAATGGATAAAGTGCTGCAAGGAGGATGGAACGATACCGCTTATTCTCGTTTTCACGAAATGGAACAATACTTAGAACGCCTGGAACAAAACGTCAAAGCCAATTATTATGCAAGCACGATTGACGCACGCATCGCGCAATTGGAGAAAAAGCTGGAAACGGAAAAGACAAATTCAATTTCATAA
- a CDS encoding ATP-binding protein, with amino-acid sequence MNKYSSFREDNAAVWHDSSILEHYGLNELNFESVKSYREKFAAAKPNHPWNGLETKEFLYKIGAWGKLRDSSKEGVTLAGLLMFSEERIITEVLPQYFLEYRESLNGIVTDDWTTRFTSQDGTWSGNVYDFYYKVISQFQRHEMGPALQTAVYEALINAIVHADYLGEGGIIIEKENGIFRFANPGLFRIPVDSALSGHMSNLRNPNLFKMFILIGLCKRAGFGLKHIAATWNDRHWKQPEFIQHSNPERTIVVLYPFHFPDETAAAYETDIYQNMKQHDAEEIDMSFMDEEPNSINNNSNSLNKELNFVNNEPNSVNKNEKSVNNEPNSLNNEIDSVNNGSDSINNEPNSVNSLSDSVNNELSSDEMDEKLWNIAELARKKKRLPPSVMENIILQLCAQRPLMLKELAALLERTPDGLRNNYLGKLLEEGKIRLKYPDQPNHPKQAYMKATE; translated from the coding sequence GTGAATAAATATTCAAGTTTTCGCGAAGACAATGCAGCTGTTTGGCATGATAGCTCGATTTTGGAACATTACGGTTTAAATGAACTAAATTTTGAATCGGTGAAGAGTTATCGAGAAAAATTTGCTGCGGCAAAACCTAATCATCCGTGGAATGGGCTGGAGACGAAAGAATTTTTATACAAAATTGGTGCATGGGGAAAACTGCGAGACAGCAGCAAAGAAGGGGTTACATTAGCAGGATTGTTAATGTTTAGCGAGGAGCGCATCATTACAGAAGTTTTACCACAATACTTTCTGGAATATCGGGAAAGTTTGAACGGTATAGTAACCGACGATTGGACGACGCGATTTACCTCGCAGGACGGCACCTGGTCGGGTAACGTATATGATTTTTATTATAAAGTCATATCGCAGTTTCAGCGCCATGAGATGGGTCCCGCGCTGCAAACAGCGGTGTACGAAGCACTGATTAATGCGATTGTGCATGCCGATTATTTAGGAGAAGGCGGCATTATCATCGAAAAAGAAAATGGCATATTTCGTTTTGCCAATCCAGGTCTATTCCGCATCCCAGTCGATTCTGCGCTTTCCGGACATATGAGCAATCTTCGCAATCCGAATTTATTTAAAATGTTTATTTTAATCGGCCTTTGCAAACGGGCCGGATTTGGTTTAAAACATATTGCGGCTACCTGGAACGATCGGCACTGGAAACAGCCAGAATTTATTCAACATTCGAATCCGGAACGGACGATCGTGGTATTATATCCATTTCATTTTCCAGATGAAACAGCGGCTGCCTATGAAACAGATATATATCAAAATATGAAACAGCATGATGCGGAAGAAATCGATATGTCATTTATGGACGAAGAACCGAACTCCATAAATAACAACTCCAACTCCTTAAATAAGGAACTAAACTTCGTAAATAACGAGCCAAACTCCGTAAATAAAAACGAAAAGTCCGTAAATAACGAACCGAACTCCTTAAACAACGAGATAGACTCCGTAAATAACGGTTCTGACTCCATAAATAACGAACCAAACTCCGTAAATAGCTTGTCCGACTCCGTAAATAATGAGTTGTCCTCTGATGAAATGGACGAGAAATTATGGAATATTGCGGAGCTGGCAAGAAAGAAAAAACGATTGCCACCAAGTGTGATGGAAAATATCATTTTGCAGCTTTGTGCGCAAAGACCGCTGATGTTAAAGGAATTAGCGGCTCTGTTGGAAAGAACGCCGGATGGATTAAGAAACAACTATTTAGGCAAGCTATTAGAGGAAGGAAAAATCCGTCTGAAATATCCAGATCAGCCGAATCATCCGAAACAAGCATATATGAAAGCGACGGAATAG
- a CDS encoding sensor histidine kinase: protein MNTMQRYIVTGIAFSLLVSVITVLLLFITYPLSNWSLLWEKEIMGVPFLLFMAGVSVAAGIAFGIMFGFFWQKQWRTVMDSLRQLEHGQPVSTMEPPKLKEVAAVVARVQKIQKQMTEQVKLSQRLANEKAEEQEKRIQEIISQERHRLARELHDSVSQQLFAASMLISAINETKTFSDEREEKQFRLIEEMIHQSQLEMRALLLHLRPIALKGKSLKEGIQELLMELKQKVPMHIEWKVEDIPLDKGVEDHLFRILQESISNTLRHAKATKLEVLLVKRDQLVILRVSDDGVGFNVDQVKAGSYGLQNMHERALEIGGTMQIVSVPNQGTRLEVKVPIIEGGTS from the coding sequence ATGAATACAATGCAGCGTTATATTGTCACGGGAATTGCCTTTTCGTTGCTCGTTTCCGTCATTACGGTGTTGCTCCTATTTATTACGTATCCGTTATCGAACTGGTCTTTATTATGGGAAAAAGAAATCATGGGTGTTCCGTTCCTTTTATTTATGGCGGGGGTTAGTGTTGCCGCTGGAATAGCGTTTGGGATTATGTTCGGGTTCTTTTGGCAAAAACAGTGGCGAACGGTGATGGATTCGCTGCGCCAGCTCGAACATGGCCAGCCTGTTTCCACTATGGAGCCTCCAAAGCTGAAAGAAGTGGCGGCGGTGGTAGCGCGCGTTCAAAAAATTCAAAAGCAGATGACGGAACAAGTGAAATTGTCGCAGCGGCTCGCCAATGAAAAGGCGGAAGAGCAAGAAAAGCGGATTCAAGAGATCATTTCCCAAGAACGGCATCGGCTTGCGCGCGAGCTTCATGATTCGGTCAGCCAGCAGCTGTTTGCCGCCTCGATGCTTATTTCCGCCATCAATGAAACAAAAACGTTTTCCGACGAGCGCGAAGAAAAACAGTTTCGTTTAATTGAAGAAATGATCCACCAATCGCAATTGGAAATGCGGGCGTTATTGCTTCACCTTCGCCCGATAGCGCTCAAAGGCAAATCGCTAAAAGAAGGGATTCAAGAGTTGTTGATGGAGCTAAAGCAAAAAGTGCCAATGCATATCGAGTGGAAAGTGGAAGACATTCCGCTTGATAAAGGGGTAGAAGACCATTTATTTCGCATCTTGCAAGAGTCGATTTCCAATACGCTTCGTCATGCAAAGGCGACAAAATTGGAAGTATTGTTAGTGAAACGAGACCAACTTGTCATTTTGCGTGTATCGGATGATGGCGTCGGCTTCAACGTCGACCAAGTGAAAGCAGGATCGTACGGTTTGCAAAATATGCATGAGCGCGCGCTGGAGATCGGCGGGACGATGCAAATCGTCAGTGTGCCGAATCAAGGAACGCGGTTAGAGGTAAAAGTGCCAATCATAGAGGGGGGAACATCGTGA
- a CDS encoding FAD-dependent oxidoreductase: MLSLPSSLEPYWRTSVELASFPKLKEDIRTDVAIIGGGISGITTAYLLAKKGVRVALLEADRLLNGTTGHTTAKITAQHDIIYDEFIQHLGQEKAKLYYEACMDALRFIRNMVEQHAIDCDFMEQDAYIYTTSSDSLTKLINEWKAYEKLGIDGAFVETIPLPIPVKAAVVMKNQAQFHPLKYLTKLVDMIVQAGGKIYEYTPAADIEQGQTLTVVTRDKKRVTCEHVVICSHFPFYDGGFYFSRMYAERSYVLGVKIAETYPGGMYLSADNPKRSVRYTTMNGENLILIGGENHKTGQGVPMMRHYESLQSFASELFTVTDIPYRWSAQDLTTLDKVPYIGNMTADTPNIYVATGYRKWGMTNGTVAGLLISDLILGRDNRYRDLYTPSRFYADPSIKHFLTQNIDVAKHLVEGKVEVVVRKPEDLANGEGAVVTVNGKRAGAYKDESGTLFIVDTTCTHMGCELEWNSGDRTWDCPCHGSRFSIHGDVVEGPAQRPLNKIEDYPS, translated from the coding sequence ATGCTATCTCTTCCTTCATCATTGGAGCCATATTGGCGGACATCTGTCGAGCTGGCTTCGTTTCCAAAACTAAAAGAAGATATTCGTACCGATGTTGCCATTATTGGCGGAGGAATCTCTGGAATTACCACTGCTTATTTGCTTGCCAAAAAGGGAGTGCGCGTCGCTTTATTAGAGGCGGACCGCCTTCTCAACGGAACAACCGGGCATACGACTGCAAAAATTACGGCACAGCACGACATCATTTATGATGAGTTTATTCAACACCTTGGACAGGAAAAGGCGAAACTGTACTATGAAGCATGCATGGACGCATTGCGTTTTATCCGCAATATGGTCGAGCAGCACGCCATCGATTGCGATTTCATGGAACAGGATGCATACATATACACTACTTCTTCCGACTCCCTGACCAAATTAATCAATGAATGGAAAGCATATGAAAAGCTCGGCATCGACGGGGCGTTTGTGGAAACGATCCCGCTTCCGATCCCGGTGAAAGCCGCGGTCGTCATGAAAAATCAAGCACAATTTCACCCGCTGAAATACTTAACGAAACTAGTCGACATGATTGTCCAGGCTGGCGGAAAAATCTACGAATACACGCCTGCCGCGGATATCGAGCAAGGACAGACGCTGACCGTTGTCACCCGCGACAAAAAGCGGGTGACGTGTGAACATGTCGTCATTTGTTCCCATTTTCCGTTTTATGACGGCGGTTTCTATTTCTCACGTATGTACGCGGAACGCTCTTACGTATTAGGCGTGAAAATCGCTGAAACCTATCCTGGCGGCATGTATTTAAGCGCGGACAACCCGAAGCGTTCCGTCCGCTACACCACGATGAACGGAGAAAACTTAATTTTAATCGGCGGGGAAAACCACAAGACAGGACAGGGCGTCCCGATGATGCGGCATTACGAGTCATTGCAGTCGTTTGCCTCGGAGTTATTTACCGTGACCGACATCCCTTACCGCTGGTCGGCGCAAGATTTAACGACGCTCGATAAAGTGCCGTACATCGGGAACATGACCGCGGACACGCCGAATATTTATGTCGCGACAGGTTATCGCAAGTGGGGCATGACGAACGGAACCGTAGCGGGTCTATTAATCAGCGACCTGATCCTAGGACGCGACAACCGCTACCGTGACTTATATACGCCGTCCCGGTTTTATGCCGACCCAAGCATCAAACATTTTCTCACGCAAAATATCGATGTCGCGAAACACCTTGTCGAAGGGAAAGTCGAAGTGGTCGTCCGCAAGCCGGAAGACTTGGCCAACGGCGAGGGCGCGGTCGTGACCGTAAACGGAAAGCGCGCTGGCGCGTATAAGGATGAAAGCGGGACATTGTTCATCGTGGATACGACATGCACCCATATGGGATGTGAACTGGAATGGAACAGCGGCGACCGCACTTGGGACTGCCCGTGCCACGGCTCACGCTTCTCCATTCACGGCGATGTCGTCGAAGGCCCGGCGCAACGGCCTTTAAACAAAATAGAGGACTATCCATCGTAA
- a CDS encoding response regulator transcription factor, which translates to MIRVLLADDHEMVRIGVSAFLASQPDMEVVGEADSGKRAVELALELRPDIILMDLVMPEMDGIEATKHIIAQWPEAKIIVVTSFLDDEKVYPALEAGATSYMLKTSKANEIANAIRATFYGQSVLEPEVTNKVMTKMKQKKEILPHEELTNREMEVLLLMAQGKTNQEIADELFIAVKTVKVHVSNILSKLGVQDRTQAVIYAFKHSLVK; encoded by the coding sequence GTGATCCGTGTCTTATTGGCCGATGATCATGAAATGGTGAGAATCGGCGTTTCTGCTTTTTTGGCGTCGCAGCCGGATATGGAAGTGGTGGGAGAAGCCGATAGCGGCAAACGCGCTGTAGAGCTGGCACTAGAGCTGCGCCCAGATATTATTTTAATGGATTTAGTGATGCCGGAGATGGACGGAATTGAAGCGACAAAGCACATTATTGCCCAATGGCCGGAAGCGAAAATTATCGTTGTGACGAGCTTTTTAGATGATGAGAAAGTGTATCCGGCTTTGGAAGCCGGAGCAACGAGCTACATGCTAAAGACATCGAAAGCGAACGAAATCGCCAACGCAATCCGTGCGACGTTTTACGGTCAATCGGTGTTGGAACCGGAAGTGACGAATAAAGTAATGACAAAAATGAAACAAAAGAAAGAAATCCTTCCTCACGAAGAATTGACAAACCGGGAGATGGAAGTGCTTTTGTTGATGGCGCAAGGAAAAACGAATCAAGAAATCGCCGATGAGTTGTTTATTGCCGTAAAAACGGTGAAAGTCCACGTCAGCAACATATTAAGCAAATTAGGAGTACAAGATCGCACACAAGCGGTGATTTATGCATTTAAACATTCGTTAGTCAAATAG
- the liaF gene encoding cell wall-active antibiotics response protein LiaF: MFRQQKTDHAAWLAMIAIILFLAELLLFQHGEVFFLLFAIGCIYIGRKRMPKLSGVILFWFGLISFVISLASMVTFRISLFFILVYIIWQYMQSKKAPVQIQPIMVERKHGTSSLLERKPRWKNSFFSSQKTPEHVYEWEDINIQGGISDVVIDLSYTMLPKGEAVIVIRHLIGNVQILVPYEVEVRLHHSVIYGSAIVFERKEANLWNETVCFQTKGYEEAEQKVKILTSMIIGTIEVKHV; this comes from the coding sequence ATGTTTCGTCAGCAAAAAACAGATCACGCCGCTTGGCTTGCCATGATCGCCATCATTCTCTTTTTGGCAGAACTGCTATTGTTTCAACATGGAGAAGTTTTCTTCCTGCTCTTCGCGATTGGTTGTATCTATATAGGGCGAAAGCGGATGCCGAAGCTGTCAGGCGTTATTCTGTTTTGGTTTGGACTCATTAGTTTCGTCATTTCGTTAGCTAGCATGGTGACATTTCGCATTTCATTGTTTTTTATTTTAGTGTATATCATTTGGCAGTACATGCAATCGAAAAAAGCTCCTGTGCAGATACAGCCAATCATGGTCGAGCGAAAGCATGGCACATCCTCCCTCCTTGAGCGAAAACCGCGCTGGAAAAACAGTTTCTTTAGCAGCCAAAAAACACCTGAGCATGTTTATGAATGGGAAGATATTAACATTCAAGGCGGGATTTCCGATGTAGTGATTGATTTAAGCTATACGATGCTTCCGAAAGGAGAAGCGGTCATTGTCATCCGTCATTTGATCGGGAACGTACAAATCCTTGTGCCGTATGAGGTGGAAGTGCGTCTGCACCATTCGGTGATCTATGGCTCCGCTATTGTTTTTGAGCGAAAGGAAGCGAATTTGTGGAACGAAACCGTTTGTTTTCAAACAAAAGGATATGAGGAAGCGGAGCAAAAGGTCAAAATACTCACCTCGATGATTATCGGAACAATCGAGGTGAAGCATGTATGA
- the adhE gene encoding bifunctional acetaldehyde-CoA/alcohol dehydrogenase, which produces MAVEEKVIDKKIEVAKMVDELVANAQKALEQFRAYDQEMINHIVKEMALAGLDQHMALAKLAVEETKRGVYEDKIIKNLFATEYIYHNIKYDKTVGIIYENPHEEIIEIAEPVGVVAGITPVTNPTSTTMFKALISIKTRNPIIFAFHPSAQRCSSEAARVLRDAAIRAGASEHCIQWIETPSLEATRQLMHHPGVSLILATGGAGMVKAAYSSGKPALGVGPGNVPCYIEKTANIKRAVNDLILSKTFDNGMICASEQAVIIDKEIYEQVKKEMMENRCYFLNEEEKKKVEKLVINENTCAVNPDIVGKPAYEIAKMAGIAVPEDTKILVAELKGVGPKYPLSREKLSPVLACYKVNSTEEGFQRCEEMLEFGGLGHSAVIHSDDQEVVTEFGKRMKAGRIIVNAPSSQGAIGDIYNAYIPSLTLGCGTFGGNSVSTNVSAIHLINIKRMAKRTVNMQWFKVPPKIYFEKNAVQYLAKMPNISKAFIVTDPGMIKLGYVDKVLYYLRRRPDYVHSEIFSEVEPDPSIETVMKGVDMMRSFEPDVIIALGGGSPMDAAKAMWLFYEHPTADFNALKQKFLDIRKRVYKYPKLGQKAKFVAIPTTSGTGSEVTSFAVITDKKTNIKYPLADYELTPDVAIVDPQFVMTVPKHVTADTGMDVLTHAIEAYVSNMANDYTDGLAMKAIQLVFEYLPRAYQNGKDELAREKMHNASTIAGMAFANAFLGINHSLAHKLGAEFHIPHGRANTILMPHVIRYNAAKPKKFTAFPKYEYFKADQRYAEIARMLGLLARTTEEGVESLVQAIIKLAKQLDMPMSIEACGISKQEFESKVEKLAELAFEDQCTTSNPKLPLVSDLVHIYRQAFKGV; this is translated from the coding sequence ATGGCTGTTGAGGAAAAAGTGATCGATAAAAAAATCGAAGTGGCAAAAATGGTTGATGAGCTTGTCGCTAATGCACAGAAAGCGTTAGAACAATTTCGAGCTTACGATCAAGAAATGATCAATCATATCGTTAAAGAAATGGCGTTAGCTGGGCTCGATCAGCATATGGCATTAGCAAAGCTTGCAGTGGAAGAAACGAAACGTGGCGTATATGAAGATAAAATTATTAAAAACCTTTTTGCGACAGAATATATATACCACAATATTAAGTACGATAAAACAGTCGGCATTATCTATGAAAATCCGCATGAAGAAATTATAGAAATTGCCGAACCTGTTGGTGTTGTTGCTGGGATAACACCGGTGACAAACCCGACATCGACAACGATGTTTAAAGCGTTAATCTCGATAAAAACACGCAACCCGATTATTTTTGCCTTCCATCCATCGGCGCAACGATGCAGTAGCGAAGCAGCAAGAGTGCTGCGCGATGCGGCGATTCGGGCAGGAGCTTCAGAACATTGCATTCAATGGATTGAAACTCCTTCCCTTGAAGCAACACGTCAGCTTATGCATCATCCTGGCGTTTCTCTCATTTTAGCAACTGGTGGCGCCGGCATGGTGAAAGCGGCGTACAGCTCTGGAAAACCAGCTTTAGGCGTCGGACCTGGTAACGTGCCTTGCTATATTGAAAAAACGGCAAACATTAAACGGGCTGTAAATGATTTAATTTTATCGAAAACATTTGATAACGGCATGATTTGCGCTTCCGAACAAGCAGTCATTATTGATAAAGAAATTTATGAACAAGTAAAAAAAGAAATGATGGAAAACCGTTGTTATTTCTTAAATGAAGAAGAAAAGAAAAAAGTAGAAAAGCTCGTTATTAATGAAAATACATGTGCCGTCAACCCTGATATCGTCGGAAAGCCAGCTTATGAAATTGCGAAAATGGCTGGTATAGCTGTACCGGAAGACACGAAAATTCTTGTTGCTGAGTTAAAAGGGGTTGGACCAAAATATCCGTTGTCTCGTGAAAAGTTAAGCCCTGTACTTGCTTGTTATAAAGTAAACAGCACGGAAGAAGGATTTCAGCGCTGTGAGGAAATGCTGGAGTTTGGCGGCTTAGGACATTCGGCTGTTATCCATTCCGATGACCAAGAAGTTGTTACCGAGTTTGGCAAACGGATGAAAGCGGGACGGATTATCGTAAATGCACCGTCTTCGCAAGGAGCAATCGGTGATATTTACAATGCGTACATTCCGTCATTAACGCTTGGATGCGGCACGTTTGGCGGGAATTCTGTTTCGACAAACGTAAGTGCGATTCATCTTATCAATATTAAAAGAATGGCAAAAAGAACGGTAAATATGCAATGGTTTAAAGTGCCGCCGAAAATTTATTTCGAAAAAAATGCAGTACAATACTTAGCGAAAATGCCGAACATTTCCAAAGCTTTTATCGTCACCGACCCGGGAATGATCAAGCTCGGATATGTCGATAAAGTGCTATATTACTTGCGCAGACGCCCGGATTATGTGCATAGTGAAATTTTCTCAGAAGTAGAACCAGATCCTTCTATTGAAACGGTAATGAAAGGCGTCGACATGATGAGAAGCTTCGAGCCGGATGTGATTATCGCGCTCGGAGGCGGTTCGCCAATGGATGCGGCAAAAGCGATGTGGCTCTTTTACGAGCATCCGACAGCGGATTTCAACGCGTTAAAACAAAAATTTTTAGATATTCGAAAACGCGTTTATAAATATCCAAAACTAGGTCAAAAAGCGAAATTTGTTGCCATTCCGACTACGTCAGGAACAGGATCGGAAGTAACGTCTTTTGCAGTCATTACCGATAAAAAAACGAATATAAAATATCCGTTAGCAGATTATGAATTAACACCGGACGTCGCGATTGTTGATCCACAATTTGTCATGACCGTACCAAAACATGTCACCGCTGATACGGGAATGGACGTATTGACACATGCGATCGAAGCGTATGTCTCCAATATGGCAAATGATTATACCGATGGTCTTGCAATGAAAGCAATTCAACTCGTATTTGAATATTTGCCGCGGGCATATCAAAACGGGAAGGATGAACTCGCTCGGGAGAAAATGCATAACGCTTCTACGATTGCGGGAATGGCGTTCGCCAACGCGTTTTTAGGCATTAACCATAGTTTGGCTCATAAACTTGGCGCGGAATTCCATATTCCGCATGGACGCGCTAATACCATTTTAATGCCGCATGTCATTCGCTATAACGCAGCGAAACCGAAAAAATTTACCGCATTTCCGAAATACGAATATTTCAAAGCGGATCAACGCTATGCGGAAATTGCGAGAATGCTCGGCTTGCTGGCTCGCACAACGGAAGAAGGGGTCGAAAGCCTCGTTCAAGCGATCATTAAGCTGGCAAAACAATTGGATATGCCGATGAGCATTGAAGCATGCGGTATCAGCAAACAAGAATTCGAAAGCAAAGTAGAAAAATTAGCCGAATTAGCTTTCGAAGACCAATGTACCACTTCTAACCCGAAACTCCCGCTTGTTAGCGATTTAGTTCATATCTATCGCCAAGCGTTTAAAGGAGTTTAA